The genomic stretch CATCGCCGGCACCCGCTTCGCCGATCTCGCGCCGCTGGTACTGGAGAAGCGCCACGAGCGCGTTGGCCAACATCAGGGCCTGGAACACCGCGAGGCCCCCGATCACGCCCCAACCCATCGGTCGCTCGACGATCATCAAGCCGATCGCTACGGCGGTGCAGGCGCCGAGGCGCAGCGCCACCGACCCGGCGAACGGCTTGCGGTTCACGACCCCCTCGGGTGTGGTGAACCTGAGAGCCGAGGACTGGAATACCCGATGGTTGGCGACTGCGAGTGCCAAGCCGACGGCTATGCCAGGAGCGACGTAGGGCTGGCCGAGCAGCACAGAAACCGCCGCGCCGACTATGCCGACGATGATGGCGGCGATGACGGTACGTCGCATGATGCGGTCGATCTCGGTGAGTGGGAATGCGGTGATCAAAGCGTTGGGCTCCGGGGGGTGGCGGGGCGGGGCTAGGCGAGAGGGCTAAGACGGCGTCGCGCCGTAGGCGGCGGCGAAGACCGCTGACTCGCAGGGGTCTTCGTCGCGGACAGTTCAGCGACGGCGTTTAGAAGTATCGCTTGAGCTCTGAGCGGGTCGCCAGCACTCCGACCACAACTCCGGCCAGCAGCCCGACCAAGAGGAAGAGCGGCAGCGTACCCAAAGCCCGGTCGACGAACCAGCCGCCGATGAGACCGGAGGCGAGGCAGATGGCATTCATCATTCCCAGCCCGGCGAACGCCATGATGCCTGGTCGCTGTTTCTCCAAGCTGACCTCGTTGGGCTATCGATCGGAGGGTCCCGCAGGGGTCCTCGCCAGGGCAGGCGACACGTCCCCCTGCTCTGGGATAGGACATCGGCACGCGCTGAATCGTCCCATGCCAGCCCTGTTCCGGGCAAGTTGACGAGCGGGCCGTTCACCACGGCTGACCGGGCTCAGGGGGCGCCGGCGGCGGCGGCGATCTGCTCCCACGCGACGGCCCCGGCGCGAAGGAGTTTGGGGATTTCGCCCGTCGAATCGACGACGGTCGACGGCTCTCCCTCGCACGGGCCTGCGTCGAGGATCAGGGCAACTCCGGGCAGCTTGCTCGCGAGGGCCTGCGCGGTGGTCAACGGTGGTTCGCCGTGCCTGTTCGCGCTCGTCGCGGCTACGGGTCCTGCTATCTCGCACAGGGCCCGCGGTACGGGGTGTGCCGGGCAGCGCACCCCGATGGTCCCATCCTCGTCTCCCAGGTCGGCGGCGACGTCCGGGCGTCGCGGCAGCACGATCGTGAGGGCGCCGGGCCAGAACCTCTCCATCAGCCGGCGGGCCGAGCTCGGAACGCAGGTGGTGAGCTCGAGGGCCTGCGCCTCGCTGGCGACGAGCACGGGGAGCTCGACGTGCCGCGGGCGTCCTTTCAGGAGGAACAACCTGTCCGCGGCACCCGAATGCCACGGATCGGCCGCCAGGCCGTAGACGGTATCGGTCGGGATGCCGACGATGTCCCCCTTGCCGAGAGCGTTGGCGGCGGCGGAGATGGCGCCCGCCGGCGGTGGATCGCCGTGGGCGCTGAGGATGCTCACGGTGCCCCCCTCGCGATGAGGACCCGGTTCCGCCCGGCGAGGTCGGGATGGACCTCAGCTTCGGCGAATCCCGCCCGGGCTGCCAGTCGTGCCGCTTCGCTCGCCTGGTGGGGAGCGATCTCGACAACTGCCGAGCCGCCGGTCCGGAGCCATCCGTTGGCGGCGCCGAGCAGTACCTCGCGGACGGCCTCCAGCCCGGTCGGTCCGGACTCCAGCGCCCCGCCCGGTTCCCAGTCCCGGACAGCCGGGTCAAGAGACGCCATCTCCGCGGAGGCGATGTAGGGCGGGTTGGACACGGCGAGGTCCAACCGGCCACGGAGATCGGCTGGCAACGCTGACCACCAGTCGCCGGGCATCAGGCGCACGCGGGTGGCGGGCCGGCCACCGAGTCCTGCGAGGTTCGCGGCTGCGACTCGCAGAGCGGCCGGTGACGCGTCCGTGGCGAACACGTGGACGCGCGCTCGTTCGACCGCTATGGAAAGCGCTATCGCGCCCGATCCTGTCCCGAGGTCCACGACTGTCTGCGGTTGGCCGGCGCGAGTGCCTGCGAGGTTGTCGAGTTCGCGCAACGCCAGCTCGACCACGTACTCCGTCTCGGGTCGGGGGATGAGCACGCGCTCGTCGACCATCAGATCCAAGGTCCTGAACTGCCAGCGGCCGAGGACGTACTGGACCGGCTCGCCGGCGAGGCGGCGCCGGAGCATCGCTTCGAGGCGGGACCTGGAACGCTCGCTTACCGGTCCTCCGGCGGCTGACGCCGCGCTCAGCTCCGCCCAGCTGTAGCCGGAAACCTCCTCGACGAGCCACCGCGCTTCTGTCTCGTTGCCGAGCTGCTCAGCTGTCTCGGCCAGCACCTCTCTCCACGTGACCACCGACCGCGACGGTGCCGCCGTCATGCGCCCTCCTCGGATGCCCCGCCGGCGAGCTGGCGTGCCCGCTCGTCCGCCATAAGGGCGTCGACGATCTCGTCGAGCTCTCCCAACATGATCTTGTCCAGCTTGTAGAGCGTCAGCCCGATGCGGTGATCGGTTACGCGGTTCTCCTTGTAGTTGTAGGTGCGGATCTTCTCGGAGCGGCCACCCCCGCCGATCTGGCTCCTGCGAGCGGTGGAGAGTTCGGCCGACTGGCGGTCCTGTTCCGCCTTCAGGAGCCTCGCTCGCAGCACCTGCATCGCCTTGGCGCGGTTCTGTATTTGGCTCTTCTCGTCCTGCATCGCGACGACGATCCCGGTCGGAAGATGCGTTATCCGCACCGCCGAGTCGGTCGTGTTCACGGATTGACCCCCCGGGCCAGTCGAGCGGTAGACGTCGACCTTGAGGTCCTTGTCCTCGACGTGTACGTCGACCTCCTCGGCCTCTGGCAGGACGGTCACGGTCGCCGACGAGGTGTGAACCCGGCCCTGGGACTCGGTGACAGGGACCCGCTGGACTCGGTGAGGTCCCCCCTCATTTTTCATATGGGACCAGGCCGCGCCACCCTTGACCATGAAGGTCACTTGGTTGAAGCCGCCCATGTCGGACGGATCGGTCGAGAGGAGCTCGAGCCCGAACCCCTTTCGCTCGGCGTAGCGTGAGTACATCTCGAACAGGTCCCTCGCAAATAGGTTCGCTTCCTCGCCGCCTTCGGCGCCGCGTATCTCCACGATGACGTTCTTGCCGTCGTTGGGATCCTTGGGGAGGAGTAGGACCTTGAGCCGTTCCTCGAGGGCCGCTATGCGCTCGTCGGACTCGGTGATCTCGGATCGGAGAATGTCGCGATCGGCCGCATCGGCGTCGACAAGCATCTCGCGCGCGACCTCGAGGTCCTCGCCGGCGGACCGGTAGTCGCGGAAGGCCTCGATCACCGGCTCGAGCTCCTTGTAGCGCTTCGACACTTGGCGAAGCTTGCCCTGGTCGGCGATCACGTCAGGGTCGGACAGCTGGATCAGAACCGCTTCGTACTCGCGTTCCAGGCTTTCGAGGCGGTCGAGCACGGTGTTCCAGCGTACCGGCGCCCGCGCTGGGGGCGGCCGGCTCAGTCGCGGCTAGAAGGGCGTCGCGACGCAGGATCGCGGCACGCCGGCCGGACCCACCACGATGTCCTGCCCGTTGATGCCAACGGCCAGAGACTTGGGTGTCACCGTCACGCACACGCTCAGCAGTGGACCGCTGGAAGACGTTGATGCAGAAGAGGACGACGTGGACGGCGACGATGACGTGGACGGGGCTGTAGCGGCGCTAGCCGGGATCATGACGGCAGGCAGGGCGGTCAGTCCCATCAGGGCTGTTCCAGCCAAGATGATTCGGGCCTTGCTCATTCACCCTCCTAGGGATGAACAGGAGAGATGCTGGGATGGGTTTGTATCGGTCTAGTATTCGCCAACCGCACAAAAGGTACCTTCTCTGCCCCGAACTCGACGGGGGAGGCACCGCGAGAGAACCTCGCTAGCCTTGCGGCAGTGTCGCAGCCCCGGCCCCCGTGGTGGCTCCTCGTCGTGGCGACCCTGGCGGTTGCGGTCTCGAAGTTGCTGCTGGCGAGGTTCCGCACCACGACAGTCCTGACCGTTCTCGCCGGTTGCCGACCATCCCGCCACCGGCAGCTCTTGGATGCAGACCTGGCGGCAAGGTCCGTGGCCTCGGCGAGCAGGTTGCTGCGCGCCGACTGCCTGCCGCAGGCGGTGGCGCTGGCGGTACTACTCCAGCGCGGTGGAGCCGAGCCTACGGTCGTGCTCGGCTGCCGGTTCTACGGTCCGAGCCGCTGGGGCGCGCATGCCTGGGTGGAGGTGGACGGGAAACGCTTCGATCCGCTCGCCCAGGAGAAACACGCCGAACTGGGGCGTCTCACAGCCGATGAATGCTGGGGCGTCCGGGCCGGCTAGGAAAGTGCAGTGCGGGTCAGATGACGATGCTGACCGCGATCCCGCCGAGCACGCCCAAGGTCCACTCCTCGATGGTGCCGAACCTGGTGAGCTTCGGAGGCTCGTACGGCGCTGCTTGCTGCTCTGCTGACTTGTCGCTATTGCTCTGGACGGCCATGTCGCCTCGCATACGATGCCCCGGTTGCCGAAACTCCTGACCACCTAGCCCGGGTCCACGAGCCCGATTAGGCAGTTCAACTGTACCATTCGGGGCAAAGGTATCAATGTCCTGCCTGCAGTCTCGGAAATCGACCACGGGCCCTGATCGAGGTTTGAATCGTGCAATGACCTTCCGGACCGCGCCCGACGACGAGGTGCTCTACCACGAGGAGGCCGGCGAGGCCTTCCTCCTGCACGTCCCGAGCGGCGAGTACTTCGGTCTCAACCCGCCCGGGGTCGTCGTGTGGAAGGCAGTACGCGACGGGCTCGACCCGGTGGAGGAGTTGGCCCGGCGCTGGCCGGGCGTCGCGACGGATTCCCTGAAAGACGACGCCGTCAGGCTGCTCGGGATGCTTCGGGACGCGGGCCTCGTCATCGAGTCGGACGACACGCCGGGCGGTACGTGAGCGAGCGCGAATCAGCCCCATGGCCCGGCTGCCACGGGGTGCGGGTGCGAGGCAACGACGCGACCCGGTTCGGCCACTGCCGCGGCGAACCGCTCGCCGCAGTCGAGGTCGACCCCGGGATACCAGCGCGGCCAGGAGCGGTGGAGCTCTGGTCGCAACCGTTGCCGACCGGAGATCTCCAGCGCCTGAGCACCGGCCCCAACGGCGACGTGGTCCTCGAGCTGGGCAGCGACCGGAGAGTGTCGCTATCCCCCCAGTCGGGCGTCGTGACCGTGGGCGAACCATTCGACTGGGTCGGACTGCAGCTCGTCGCGTCGTACATCCTCCCCTTCCTCGTCGCGGGCGACAGAACGCTCGTGCTGCACGCCGCCGCGGCGTGTCGCTCCGGGCGGGCCGTACTCATCGCCGGTCCCGGCGGCACCGGCAAATCGAGCTCGTTGGTCGGCCTCGCGGAGGCAGGCTGGACCCCGTTGAGCGAGGACGTGTGCGTGATCGACCTCGCAGGACCCGAACCCGTCGTGTGGCCTGGCCCGCCCTGGGTCCGGCGGCGCCACGGCGAAGCGGGCCCGGCCGGCGCTGAGGTCCTGTTCGAGAGCAGCGAGAAGACCGCTTGGGATCTGGGACCGCTGAGGCAAGCGCCCGGTCCGACGCCGGTCGCCGGGCTGGTCGTCCTCGAACGTCCGGTGCCGGGCGCCTACCCGGTCCGGCGGATCCTGCAGGCGGGCGAGGCGATCGGCGCGCTGGCGCCTCACGCGGTGTGGCTCGGGGACCGGGAGGAGACCGGCCGCCGGCTGTTCGGTCCGGTCTCCGAGGCGGTGGCGAGGATACCAGTGTCGGTCCTACGGCTCCCCGTCCGCGACGACTGGATCGACCTGCTGGTCTCCATCCTCGACGAACCAGTCGTGCCGGCGTGAACCCGGCGTGGTCCTACGCACCCGCCAGATCCGGCGGACGAGTCGCAGGACCAGGACCGTTCCGCGAAGCGGTGCGCCCACGACGCCGCCGACTGTCGTCTGGTACAGCAGCCGCCTGACCCTCAACCACGGGTCGTCGATCACCGCGTAGGTGAGGCGCAGTCTCTCCGCCTCGCCCAACCGCGCGAGGGGCCACCTCGTGGAGAGCGGCGCCTCCAGAGCCCACCGGCGGGTCCTGCCTGTGTCCATCTGCCGCAGCGACGGCGGCGATGCCGCGCCCAGCCGCTCAGCCTGACCCAGGAGGACGGCCAGGGCCGACCGGGCGCCGGCCCGCTCGGCGATCTCCCCGACCCCACCCCAGTCGATCGGCGCCCCGGCCGAACCGGCCGCGAGAACGATGACCGCCGCGTCGACGGCCCAGAGCAGGCGATCGAAGTTGTGAAATGGCTTGCCGGCGTGGGTCGCGATGAGGACCAGCTCCATCTCCGGCGGCAGAGCGAGTGCCGGTGCTCCGAAGAGCGTTACCGGACGCGCTACCTCCCAGAGGTCCGCGGCAGTAAGGCGGAACACCTGGTCCGCTCGCACGGCGAGCTCCTTGTGCAGGTCCACCGGCAAGCCGGGCATCCCCGGGTGCGACAGCCCCAGTGAGTAGAGCGGCCCCTGCCGTCGCGTGGTCTCCCAGCCTGCTCGCCGGAGGGCTTCTGCAGCGTCACGATGCATTTCCGGCGGCACGAGAAGGTCGACGTCGTCCATGGGCCGGAGGCCCGGACCGGGGTAACGCTCGGCCACGGCCGCGCCCTTGATCACCAGCGGCTGAACACCGGCCGCCGCAAGCGGTTCGAGCAGCAACGACCGGACCCGCGGCCGCACAAGCAACGCCTGAGCCTTACAGCGCTGGGCGTCGTCACGCAGAGATGCCGACCAACCGTCGGCCGGCGAAGCCCACCGCTGCGCCACCTGCCACAACAGGGGTGACAGCCGCTGGGCGACCGCCACTCGCGAAGCAAAGGCGAGGTCGGCGCCGCGGGCCAGCGCAGCTTCGCTCGCCGCTTCGTCGGGAGCCGGCCGGCAAGCGGACCACAGCAGCGTTGCCGTCGCCTCGGGCGAGGAACACGGCACCCCGGCGCCGTCCGGTTTTCGCTCTGCTGAGATCTTCACGTCCTCCATCTCAATACTCTTTTGCCCCACCGGTAGGCTCGACCTCTAATGACGGGGGAACAAGCCGGTTGGTTCGACGCCAACCGCCGGATGTGGGACGAGCGTGTAGGCATCCACGTTGCGTCGGACTTCTACGACGTGGAGGGCTTCAAGGCGGGCAAGCCAGCTGTCGAACCGTTCGAGATCGATGAGCTCGGCCCCCTCGGCGGGCTGCGACTCGCCCACCTCCAATGTCATTTCGGCCTGGACACGCTGGATCTCGTCAGGATGCACCCCGGACTCGAAGCCGTGGGACTCGACTTCTCCCAACCGGCGATCGATGCCGCGACCCGGCTCGCCGCCGAACTGGACCTGGGGAAAAGAGCGACCTTCGTGCAGGCGGATGTCCGCGATGCCGCCGAGACGCTCGGCGCCGGCGGCTTCGACGTCGTCTATACAGGCAAGGGCGCCCTCATCTGGCTTCCTGACCTCGAGCCCTGGGCTGCCGAATGCTCCAAGCTCGTGAAGCCGGGAGGCTGGCTTTACCTGTGCGAGTACCACCCGATCGCCTGGTGCTTCGATCAGTCGAGCCCGACCGTTAGGTACGACTACTTCGGGACCGAGCCGTACGTCGGCGAAACGCCTGGGACGTACGCCGACCGGAGCGCGCAGACGGTCAACAACCTTTCTTACGAGTGGTGCCACCCGCTGTCGAAGGTCGTGGAAGCGGTCATCGGCGCGGGCTTCGAGTTGCGTTTTCTCCATGAATGGGACTTCTGCCACTCGAGCATCGGTGACTGGATGGTCAAGGGCGACGACGGCCGCTACCGCTGGCCGGCCCCCGGGAGGCTGCCGCTGATGTACTCGCTCAAGGCTCGGCGGAAAGACTCTCCCACTCCCGGGACACCGTAACCACGGCCGCCGGCGAAGCCAGCATCGCGGCGAGGCGGCGGGTTACCGGCACGTCGTCGCCGGAAGGCATCACCAGCAGGAGAGGCCCATCGGACGCATGACCGTACAGCAGGCGGCAATCGGCGGCGGTCGGCACGAGGTCCAGGTCGACACCCACGGAGCAGACGACGACGACCTCGGTGCCCGAGGCGTCGGCGCCGACGCACGGCGCGGAGCCGGCTTCGGGCAGGTCGAACCACGGAAGTGGCGGAGGGACAGGGTGCAAGGACTCCAGCGCCACCACCGAGGGCCGGGCGCACACGATCGATCGCAACCACCGGGAGCGCGCCAGCGTGTTGGCCGGATGGCGAGCGGCGCCAGGACGGCGCCACCGCCTGACCGCGTCCACCGCCGAATCCAGCGCCGCATCGGGGTCCTCACCGGGGCGCATCTCGGAGCGGGCATTGCGATCGTGGCGCCCCACCCCCACCATCAGCCGGCCCCCTACGACTCGAGCGACCTCCAGCCCCTGGAACTCGCCGCGCAGCACGCCGTGCTCGAAAACCGGATCCACACCGTGGTTGGTCAACAGCTCTACCAACTCCGGGTCGGGCGCACCCTCGGGCATGTTCACCGGCGGCGCCTGATCGGCTCGCGCCAGGGAGCGGCCGGTCACCGTCCACACGTCGGTGTCGTTGGCAAAGGCAGCTGCGCGCCGTGCAATCACGCCCGCCGCCCCGGGAACGGTCTCCTCCACCAGCACGTGCACGAGCGACCCGGCTCCCGCCTGAAGGCACAACGCCAGCGCCGGCCCGAAGCGTGCGACCTCCCCGTCATCGATGAGGACCCACGCCTCGCCCGCGGCCCGGTCAACGAGCGCGGCCCCGCCGCGCAACAGCAACGGCGAGCAACCCTCAGCTGCGTCTTTTCCCCAACGATCGCCTACAAGCGCCGCCAGCTTCGCTGCCCGCAGGCGGTCGAGCCGGTGGCCGCTTAGGACTTCTTGCCCCGCTTGCCGTAGCGTCGCTCGAAGCGCTCCACCCGCCCGCCCGTGTCGACCAGCTTCTGCTTACCGGTGTAGAACGGGTGGCACTCGTTGCACAGTTCGGTGTGCAAGTCGGCCTTCGTCGAGCGAGTGGTGAAGGTGTTGCCGCACGAACAGGTCACCGTCGCGGTCACGTAGTCGGGATGCGTTTCGGTCTTCATGGTCCCTCTCTCACATCGCCGGGGTGGGATTCTTGGCCACCTCGGCAAGGAATTCGTCGTTGGTCTTGGTCGCCTTCAGGCGGTCGAGTAGCAGCTCCAGTCCGGGGGCGGCGCTGCCCTCGCTCGCCAACGCGTTCAGCACCCGCCGAAGCTTCCACACCTGTTGCAGCTGCGTCCGGTCGAACAGAAGCTCCTCATGGCGGGTGGACGAGCCGTTGACGTCGATCGCAGGGTAGATGCGCCTCTCCGCGAGGCGGCGGTCGAGTCGCAGCTCCATGTTGCCGGTGCCCTTGAACTCCTCGAATATCACTTCGTCCATCCTGCTGCCGGTCTCCACCAGCGCGGTCGCCAGGATTGTCAACGACCCGCCCTCCTCGATATTCCGCGCCGCGCCGAAGAACTTCTTGGGCGGGTACAGAGCGCCGGTGTCGATCCCTCCCGACATGATTCGCCCGGTCGGTGGTTGAGCCAGGTTGTAGGCGCGGGCGAGCCGCGTGATCCCGTCGAGCACGATCACGACGTCGCGGCCCATTTCGACCATGCGCTTCGCCCGCTCGATCGCGAGCTCGGCGACGTGGGTGTGTTCGTCCGCGGGTCGGTCGAACGTGGAGGCGATCACCTCACCCTTGATCGAGCGGCGCATGTCGGTGACTTCCTCAGGGCGCTCGTCGACGAGGAGGACCATGAGATGGACGTCCGGGTTGTTGGTCTCGATGGAGTGGGCGATCTGCTTGAGGATCGTGGTCTTACCCGCCTTCGGCGGCGAGACGATGAGGCCGCGCTGGCCCTTTCCGATCGGCGAGATCAGGTCCACGATGCGGGCGGTGACATTGGACGGATCGCCGGGGATCTCCAGCCGAAGCTTGGTATCGGGGAACAGTGGGGTTAGCGCATCGAAGCGGGGTCTTTCTCGGGCCTCCTCCGGGGTCAGACCGGAGACGGTGTCGATCCGTAGGAGGGCGGGATACTTCTCGTTGCCACCCGCGGGGCGCGCCGCCCCTTGGAGGTAATCGCCCTTCCGCAGCGCGAAACGGCGAACCTGGCTGATCGACACGTACACATCCCCGGGACCGGAGAGGAAGCCGTCGGTCCGCAGGAACCCGTAGCCCTCGTCGCGCATGTCGAGGTAGCCCTTAACCGGAATCGGTTCGCCGCCGTAGTTCGATTCCTGCGACTGGCCCGGCAGGTCCCGCTCGCCACGATCGAAACGGTCCCGGCCGCGGCGCCGGCGATTCCTACGGTTGCCCGGCTCGGTGTCGAAGTGGCGCTGCGCGCCCTCCTGGCTCGGCCCCTCATGAGATACAGGGCTGCTCTGTTGCTGGGGCGCGCTCTCGGGGGGAGGCGCTGGCTCCGACCCGTTGACGCCTTCCGGCGCGCCGGCCGACATGGCCGGGAGCGGTTCCGTCCGAGCGGCAGCGGCGGCCTCTCCACCGTCCGTCTCGGCCGGGGTGCTCTCTGCCGTGCCCGCGGCCGCCTTCTTCGGGCGTCCGCGCCGAGGCTTTGCCTCCTGCGCGGCCTCCGCTTCGACCCCGGTGGCCCGCAGGATCTGCGACACCAGGTCCGCCTTCTTCGCTCGAGCAGTGGGCTTGGTACCCAGGGCGTCGGCGATGGCGAAGAGCTCCTCGCGCTCCTTGGCCTCGAGGACCGAGCGTTCGAGCTGCGTTCCGCTCATGCAAAACCTCGTTCGTTGTGGATGCTGATCAAGCAGTGGTTGGGAAAAGAGGGGAGGTGTCGACCAGTCCGGGCTCTCGTTGATGCGAGCGTCGGTGGTGGCTCGAGCGGTCACACCGCACTCCAGGCGGCGGGGGGTGCGAACCGGCACTATCACCCGTAGACGACCCCTCCATGGTACTGATGCAGGTCGGGTCGCGGCAACCGGGCGCCCGAGTACCGCCTGGGAAGAGGCAGAGCGCCGCCGGCTAGAGGCCCAGCTCCGCCCTGACGGCCCGCACGTCGGCGTCGACCGCTGTGGGGACAGCGATTTGTCCTATCGCGATGTCGGGGTCTTTCAGCCCGTGACCGGTGAGGACGCAGACCACCGTCGACCCCGGTTCGACCTTGGACTTGAGCAGCCCGGCAACAGAAGCAGCCGACGCGGGTTCGCAGAAGACCGACTCCTCCTGGGCCAGGTACCTGTAGGCGGCGAGGATCTCCTCGTCCGTGACCGCGGCGATGGATCCACCCGACTCTGACGCAGCCGCCGTGGCCCCGTACCAGGACGCCGGCTTGCCGATGCGGATCGCCGTCGCCACGGTCTCCGGGTTGTCTATCGGGTGCCCCTCGACTAGCGGAGCCGCGCCGGCGGCCTGGAACCCGAGCATCCGCGGGAGCGTTGTGACCCTTCCTGCGTCCTGGTATTCGCGGTAGCCCTTCCAGTAGGCCGTGATGTTCCCCGCGTTGCCGACGGGGATGCAGTGGTAGTCGGGCGCATCACCGAGAACATCGACTATCTCGAACGCGCCGGTCTTCTGGCCCTCGATCCTGTGAGGGTTGATGGAGTTCACCACGGTCACCGGAGCGGAGTCGCCGAGCTGGCGAACGATCTCCAGCGCCACGTCGAAGTTGGCGCGGATCTGCAACACCCTGGCGCCATGGATGAGCGCCTGCGCGAGCTTGCCGAGCGCGATGTAGCCTTCCGGAATAAGGACCGCGCACGTCATGCCGGCGCGGGCCGCGTAGGCAGCTGCTGACGCAGAAGTGTTGCCTGTGGACCCGCACACGACGGCCTTGGCACCACCCTCGAGCGCCTTCGAGATCGCCACAGTCATGCCGCGGTCCTTGAACGATCCCGTCGGGTTGGCACCCTCGAACTTCAGGTAGACGCTGGCTCCGACGCGTTCTGAGAGTCTCGGGGCCGGCAACAGCGGGGTACCGCCTTCTTGGAGAGTGACGACCGGCGTCTCGGAGCTGACCGGCAGAAAGGAGCGGTACTCCTCGATCACACCCCGCCAACCCGGGTTCACGGCGCGCGCATCCTCACGGGCCGATCACGCGCAGCAGGCCGCCGATGCGGTCGACCACGTCGAGGTGGCGTAGCTCGTGCAGGCACTCCTGGACATCCCGCTCGTAGGCGGGGTGCGTCACGAACACGAGCCTGGCGACCGCCTCCCCCTCGCCTGGTAGGCCCGCCTCCGTGAAGCTCGCCGGGCCGTCGCCGGCCGGGGTGGACTGGCTCTCGCCGGACGATGAAACGAGCGATTCCTGCTCCATGAGACGGATCGAGACGTGATGGCGGCCTAGAACACCAGACACTGCATGGAGGACTCCGGGACGGTCGAGAACCTGCAGGGTGATGTAGTACGCCGATCGGAGGTCGTCGATCGGCCGGATGTTGGTCTCGTGCAGAGCGACGCTCCGGCCTGCGCCACCAGTGGTGAGGTTGTGGGATGCGTCGAGCAGATCGCCGAGCACCGCGCTGGCAGTGGGCATCCCGCCCGCGCCGCGACCGAGCAGCATCAGCTGTCCGACGGCGTCGCCTTCCACGAATACAGCGTTGAACGAGTCGCGCACCGATGCCAACGGGTGCGTCGAAGGGACCATCGCCGGGTGCACCCGCACTGCGATCGACTCTGGGCGATCCTCTTCGGCATCCGTGTGTTCCACCACCGCCAGCAGTTTGACGGCATAACCGAGTTGGCGGGCTACCGCTATGTCGGCAGCGGTGATGGCGCTGATGCCTTCGCGGTATACGTCTCCGGCAACCACGCGAGCGCCAAAAGCGACGTTGGCGAGGATTGCTGCCTTGGCCGCTGCGTCGAAACCTTCCACATCTGCTGTCGGGTCCCGTTCCGCGTAACCGAGACTCTGGGCCTCCGCGAGCGCGTCGTGGTAGCTCGCAGCCGACTCGCTCATCTTGGACAGGATGAAATTGGTGGTCCCGTTGACGATGCCCATGACTCGGCGGATCCGCTCCCCGGCGAGGGACTCTCGGAGGGGCCGAATCAGTGGTATGCCGCCGGCGACAGCAGCTTCGAAGAGCAGGTCCACGCCGGCCGTTGACGCTGCTTCGAACAGCTCTGCCCCGCAGTTGGCCAGCAGCTCTTTGTTCGCGGTGATGACCGGTTTGCCCGCCTTCAGCGCGGTCAGGATGAGCGTGCGGGCGGGTTCGATGCCGCCGATCACCTCCACGACGACGTCGACCTCGGGATCTGACACGACCGCGTGAGCGTCCGAGGTCAGCAGGCCACTCGGTAAGGGCGCGTCCCGTTCGCGGGATTGGCTGCGGACCGCGACACCGGCGAGCTCGAGGCGCAGCCCGGTTCGCGCGGCGATGCGTTCA from Acidimicrobiales bacterium encodes the following:
- a CDS encoding nucleotidyltransferase family protein, giving the protein MKISAERKPDGAGVPCSSPEATATLLWSACRPAPDEAASEAALARGADLAFASRVAVAQRLSPLLWQVAQRWASPADGWSASLRDDAQRCKAQALLVRPRVRSLLLEPLAAAGVQPLVIKGAAVAERYPGPGLRPMDDVDLLVPPEMHRDAAEALRRAGWETTRRQGPLYSLGLSHPGMPGLPVDLHKELAVRADQVFRLTAADLWEVARPVTLFGAPALALPPEMELVLIATHAGKPFHNFDRLLWAVDAAVIVLAAGSAGAPIDWGGVGEIAERAGARSALAVLLGQAERLGAASPPSLRQMDTGRTRRWALEAPLSTRWPLARLGEAERLRLTYAVIDDPWLRVRRLLYQTTVGGVVGAPLRGTVLVLRLVRRIWRVRRTTPGSRRHDWFVEDGDQQVDPVVADGEP
- a CDS encoding PqqD family peptide modification chaperone, translated to MTFRTAPDDEVLYHEEAGEAFLLHVPSGEYFGLNPPGVVVWKAVRDGLDPVEELARRWPGVATDSLKDDAVRLLGMLRDAGLVIESDDTPGGT
- the prmC gene encoding peptide chain release factor N(5)-glutamine methyltransferase; this encodes MTAAPSRSVVTWREVLAETAEQLGNETEARWLVEEVSGYSWAELSAASAAGGPVSERSRSRLEAMLRRRLAGEPVQYVLGRWQFRTLDLMVDERVLIPRPETEYVVELALRELDNLAGTRAGQPQTVVDLGTGSGAIALSIAVERARVHVFATDASPAALRVAAANLAGLGGRPATRVRLMPGDWWSALPADLRGRLDLAVSNPPYIASAEMASLDPAVRDWEPGGALESGPTGLEAVREVLLGAANGWLRTGGSAVVEIAPHQASEAARLAARAGFAEAEVHPDLAGRNRVLIARGAP
- a CDS encoding class I SAM-dependent methyltransferase produces the protein MTGEQAGWFDANRRMWDERVGIHVASDFYDVEGFKAGKPAVEPFEIDELGPLGGLRLAHLQCHFGLDTLDLVRMHPGLEAVGLDFSQPAIDAATRLAAELDLGKRATFVQADVRDAAETLGAGGFDVVYTGKGALIWLPDLEPWAAECSKLVKPGGWLYLCEYHPIAWCFDQSSPTVRYDYFGTEPYVGETPGTYADRSAQTVNNLSYEWCHPLSKVVEAVIGAGFELRFLHEWDFCHSSIGDWMVKGDDGRYRWPAPGRLPLMYSLKARRKDSPTPGTP
- a CDS encoding lasso peptide biosynthesis B2 protein, with product MSQPRPPWWLLVVATLAVAVSKLLLARFRTTTVLTVLAGCRPSRHRQLLDADLAARSVASASRLLRADCLPQAVALAVLLQRGGAEPTVVLGCRFYGPSRWGAHAWVEVDGKRFDPLAQEKHAELGRLTADECWGVRAG
- a CDS encoding lasso RiPP family leader peptide-containing protein codes for the protein MAVQSNSDKSAEQQAAPYEPPKLTRFGTIEEWTLGVLGGIAVSIVI
- the prfA gene encoding peptide chain release factor 1 — its product is MLDRLESLEREYEAVLIQLSDPDVIADQGKLRQVSKRYKELEPVIEAFRDYRSAGEDLEVAREMLVDADAADRDILRSEITESDERIAALEERLKVLLLPKDPNDGKNVIVEIRGAEGGEEANLFARDLFEMYSRYAERKGFGLELLSTDPSDMGGFNQVTFMVKGGAAWSHMKNEGGPHRVQRVPVTESQGRVHTSSATVTVLPEAEEVDVHVEDKDLKVDVYRSTGPGGQSVNTTDSAVRITHLPTGIVVAMQDEKSQIQNRAKAMQVLRARLLKAEQDRQSAELSTARRSQIGGGGRSEKIRTYNYKENRVTDHRIGLTLYKLDKIMLGELDEIVDALMADERARQLAGGASEEGA
- the rpmE gene encoding 50S ribosomal protein L31, which codes for MKTETHPDYVTATVTCSCGNTFTTRSTKADLHTELCNECHPFYTGKQKLVDTGGRVERFERRYGKRGKKS
- a CDS encoding L-threonylcarbamoyladenylate synthase, with product MSILSAHGDPPPAGAISAAANALGKGDIVGIPTDTVYGLAADPWHSGAADRLFLLKGRPRHVELPVLVASEAQALELTTCVPSSARRLMERFWPGALTIVLPRRPDVAADLGDEDGTIGVRCPAHPVPRALCEIAGPVAATSANRHGEPPLTTAQALASKLPGVALILDAGPCEGEPSTVVDSTGEIPKLLRAGAVAWEQIAAAAGAP